In candidate division WOR-1 bacterium RIFOXYB2_FULL_36_35, a single window of DNA contains:
- a CDS encoding Ni/Fe hydrogenase subunit beta: protein MKNKILNKNNLNGFIVALAKEQKVLAPVSKGYKSFVFEEVTDAKNISLKYIPTILPPKKYFMPQYETLVEYDITSEKARAVVESCAMVIFGVHTCDLAGIQCLNMVFAEKPKDANYLIKKSKAAIIGIECNEYCDEYASCTMMGNHLPDGGYDLFFTDLGDYFIVAIHTQLGDDLVTKTGLFTDVQPEHLKALKELREKKKKIFKNEVGLDKKEIENLFDKSFKSKVWDDLDNRCLACGNCTNVCPTCYCFDVVDEPNFDLKTGRRYRAWDSCQNEPFAKVAGGESFREKRGWRQRHRYYRKFKYPLTKYSKFFCTGCGRCSRTCMAQINLKETLSFLKEENK from the coding sequence TTGAAAAATAAAATATTAAACAAAAATAACTTAAATGGTTTTATTGTGGCGTTGGCAAAAGAGCAAAAGGTTTTGGCTCCTGTGTCAAAGGGCTATAAAAGTTTTGTATTTGAAGAAGTCACAGACGCTAAAAACATTTCTCTAAAATATATTCCTACTATTCTGCCTCCCAAAAAGTATTTTATGCCTCAATATGAAACCCTTGTGGAGTATGATATAACCTCAGAAAAGGCGAGAGCTGTTGTTGAAAGCTGTGCAATGGTTATTTTTGGTGTCCATACTTGTGACTTGGCTGGAATTCAATGTTTAAACATGGTCTTTGCCGAAAAGCCCAAAGATGCCAATTACCTGATAAAAAAGAGCAAAGCCGCGATTATTGGAATTGAATGCAATGAATATTGTGATGAATATGCGAGTTGTACAATGATGGGAAATCATCTTCCGGACGGAGGCTACGATTTATTCTTTACCGATCTTGGCGATTATTTTATAGTTGCGATTCACACGCAACTTGGAGATGATCTTGTCACAAAAACGGGACTTTTTACTGATGTACAGCCAGAACATTTAAAAGCTTTGAAAGAATTAAGAGAAAAGAAAAAGAAGATATTTAAAAATGAAGTCGGTCTTGATAAAAAAGAGATAGAAAACCTTTTTGATAAGAGTTTTAAAAGCAAAGTCTGGGACGATTTAGATAATAGATGTTTGGCTTGTGGAAACTGCACCAATGTTTGCCCCACCTGTTATTGTTTTGATGTTGTAGATGAACCAAATTTCGACCTTAAGACAGGGAGGAGATATCGGGCATGGGATTCGTGCCAGAACGAGCCTTTTGCCAAGGTTGCAGGCGGTGAAAGTTTCAGGGAGAAGAGGGGATGGAGGCAGAGACATAGATATTATAGAAAGTTTAAATATCCGCTTACAAAATATTCAAAATTTTTCTGTACAGGATGCGGGCGATGTAGCAGGACTTGTATGGCGCAAATAAATTTAAAAGAGACCTTATCTTTTCTTAAAGAGGAAAATAAATAA